The window tttaaattttatgatgaAATAGAACGTATTTCTAAAAACCCAAATGATAATCCTACTGAATGTGACACTTTAACTGGTTTTAATACACTTCAAGAAATCTGCTATAAGatcgtatatatattagatAATATAACACAATTTAGTAACTTAGTAGATGTAgctaataataattataggtcctgtaaatatttaaaatatttggtacaggaagaaatagaaaaagaggaatgtGATTCCTATACTTTACGTTCTCTATACGAAGCtctaaataaatataagagTCCAAATGGGAATTATGAATGtatttttgaacaaaatacCAATACTGATACTAATATAAATCATACAACCAAAGAATTgtattattatgcagaataTCTTTACTggattaaagaaaatttaaaatattttaaataccgaggaaataaaattttacctATTTCTTAATGAATGTAGAGTACCTTATAATAGCTTATTACGCATTGATGCTtgcagtgaaaaaaaatatatcaaaatcTCTTAAATGactttaaagaaaattataataatgcTCTTACagctataaaaaaaatataaggaTATAATACCATTACCTTTGGAGAATGTTGAGGAAGCTAAGGCACATTGTTCTACTGGTAGGGAAAAATCTCACGAAAATATAGGAGAAGAATACACGTTATTTTCAAGTATTACTTCTAATTTAGAGACAGGTCATCATCCTC is drawn from Plasmodium cynomolgi strain B DNA, scaffold: 0390, whole genome shotgun sequence and contains these coding sequences:
- a CDS encoding hypothetical protein (putative), whose product is MLQPRFTFQNIPISIAQLHDFLKELPLFKFYDEIERISKNPNDNPTECDTLTGFNTLQEICYKIVYILDNITQFSNLVDVANNNYRSCKYLKYLVQEEIEKEECDSYTLRSLYEALNKYKSPNGNYECIFEQNTNTDTNINHTTKELYYYAEYLYWIKENLKYFKYRGNKILPIS